A stretch of DNA from Bradyrhizobium algeriense:
TGGTGCCCGGCGGCGGCGGATGGCCGCCTTTGCTTTCCCAGGTGTTGAGCCCGATGTGATGATGATAGCCGCCCGCCGAAATGAACGCCGCGCCCGAGCCCATCCGCTGCATCACCTCGAAGCCGAGCACGCCGCAATAGAAGCCGAGCGCACGCTCGAGATCGGCGACCTTGAGATGGACATGCCCGATCCGGGTGCCGGCGATGATGGGTGGGTTCTGGGGCATGGTGTCTCCGCTCGCGATTCTTGAACCTCGCCCCGCTTGCGGGGAGAGGTCGGACTTTACGCGAAGCGGAAAGTCCGGGTGAGGGGGTACCGGTCTATCGTCAGGTCACAATTCGCGGAGGGAGCCCCTCACCCCGACCCTCTCCCCGCAAGAGCGGGGAGAGGGGGAGGAGAGAGCTCACGCAAGATCCGATATCTCGCCTTCCGGCAGCCCGAACTCAAACGTGTTCAGCGTCATCGACACCATGGTGTAATAGCCGCATAGCCCGATCACTTCGACAATCCCGCGTTCGCCAAGCACCTCCACCGCCTCATCGTACAGCGGCTTCGAGACACCTTTGCCCTCATGCAGCGATTTGGCGAGGTCGTAGATAATCTGGCCCTTGGGGTCGTCGAAGGTCGGCGTGCGGCGGTCGCGGATATCCTCGATGATCTTCGGGTCCATGCCGCCCTTCAGCGCCAGGCGCTTGTGCGCGTACCATTCGTAGTGCGAGGTCCAGTGCCGCGCGGTGACGAGGATCGCGATCTCGGAAAGCTTTGCGGGAAAGATCGTGTTGAAACGGAGTTGTTCGCCGAGCCGCGTGGCGTGCCGCGCCATGTCCGGGCTGTTGAGCCAGGCCATCATCGGCGCCGGCGGGGCGCCGCGCTTGCCGGATACTGCTTCGTCGTAGGTTTCTTTTTGTTCGGCGCTCATTTCGCCAGGCGAAAGCAACTTCAACCGCATGCCCGTTTCCTCTTGTTTTTCAATCGGTACGGCTTTGCGCATACACCCGATCGGGCATCATGACCACCGTCGGCGCGGCATGGGCTGACGTCAGACATATATTGAATTCCGCAACGCGAGGGCTAAGGTCACCTCAACATCCCACATGGAAACGCCGACATGTCCGATCTGGAAACATTCCGCCGTGAAACCCGCGCCTGGCTGGAGGCCAATTGTCCGCCGGAGATGCGGCGTCCGATGACCTCGGAGAACGACACCTATTGGGGCGGGCGTAACGCCAAATTCTCGTCCGAGCCGCAACGCGTCTGGTTCGAGCGGATGCGCGACAAGGGCTGGACCGTGCCGGACTGGCCGAAGGAATATGGCGGCGGAGGGCTCGATCGCGCCGAGCACAAGGTGCTGCGTGAAGAAATGGCGGCGATGGGCGCCCGCTCCCCGCTGTCGAGTTTTGGTATCTGGATGCTCGGGCCGGCGCTGTTGAAATACGGCAACGAGGCGCAGAAGAAGGAGCATCTGCCAAAAATCGCCGCCGGCCTGATCCGCTGGTGCCAGGGCTATTCGGAGCCGAACGCCGGATCGGACCTCGCCTCGCTGCAGACCCGCGCCGAGAGCGACGGCGACGATTACATCATCACCGGCCAGAAGATCTGGACCTCCTACGCGAACTACGCCGACTGGATTTTTTGCCTGGTGCGCACTGACCCCACGGCGAAGAAGCATGACGGCATCAGTTTTATCCTGTTCGACATGGCCTCGAAGGGTGTGTCGACAAAACCCATTCTCCTGATCTCGGGTTATTCGCCGTTCTGCGAAACCTTCTTCGACAATGTGCGCGTGCCGAAGTCGCATGTGGTCGGCACCGTCAACCGTGGCTGGGATGTCGCGAAATATCTGCTGCAGCATGAACGCGCGATGATTTCGGGGAT
This window harbors:
- a CDS encoding carboxymuconolactone decarboxylase family protein, producing the protein MRLKLLSPGEMSAEQKETYDEAVSGKRGAPPAPMMAWLNSPDMARHATRLGEQLRFNTIFPAKLSEIAILVTARHWTSHYEWYAHKRLALKGGMDPKIIEDIRDRRTPTFDDPKGQIIYDLAKSLHEGKGVSKPLYDEAVEVLGERGIVEVIGLCGYYTMVSMTLNTFEFGLPEGEISDLA
- a CDS encoding acyl-CoA dehydrogenase family protein, coding for MSDLETFRRETRAWLEANCPPEMRRPMTSENDTYWGGRNAKFSSEPQRVWFERMRDKGWTVPDWPKEYGGGGLDRAEHKVLREEMAAMGARSPLSSFGIWMLGPALLKYGNEAQKKEHLPKIAAGLIRWCQGYSEPNAGSDLASLQTRAESDGDDYIITGQKIWTSYANYADWIFCLVRTDPTAKKHDGISFILFDMASKGVSTKPILLISGYSPFCETFFDNVRVPKSHVVGTVNRGWDVAKYLLQHERAMISGMGERGVGRPLGQVAADSVGTDEQGRLEDAMLRSQISTFEIDEAALGAAAERAVDLAKAGQSHPAFSSAMKYYGTELNKRRHEILMSAGGIDALEWESERSRGGARPRAWLRTKANSIEGGTSEVMLGIVAKRILDLPGA